The following proteins are encoded in a genomic region of Cyclonatronum proteinivorum:
- a CDS encoding T9SS type A sorting domain-containing protein produces MKTKQIHFLKMLFMLLLWQVIPMSAVQANPPSCWGEGNCDMSRPYFQLNIDKSNYVLPNGMEYNQVLNMQHSNTKSPDLTFQSASTLGLTGATQIGQMAVDAQGNRYVTGGFTGTISYDGVIVESTGGYDVFIAKFSPEGTLLWYQLAHGSEEVEEEFSLDGGLTLAVDDHGNVYVGGAFVKELHFTDNNGEILSSLSDGRDDDLINLELFVAKYDTNGNFQWALGGDSGSEASPNSLELGINSVNSVMIDTDGYPYVAGGFSGTNLFGEEVTVQGESDFFIASLDKDGNYLYWANVFGTPGRDLASSISVDALGYLNILGIVGEGRMYLPDSDIYWDNDTGNADTFVISYDVNGEWYFASFMGAGDDIVGKSVVSAADGSFYVGGFFSGTDAYFEGYNKTFDAMGTEDAFLVKYDIDGDAIWVRQFGFDRATVDVVTLDENENVFVLGRYSDSIIFDIDSDSPVILTTESINNIYMAKFDESGNFIWAKNIEGSGAESRELVFDRETRPFGTNPLDIITSAYNGGEIILAGDFDGTLQLDDITLTSDGTRKIFMAVMPTGGAVSVGEDDHNIPTGIQLSQNYPNPFNPTTNISFNLPQASQVSITVYTVMGQRVGTISNDMFAAGQHTVTWDAAGLSSGTYMYRLSADNFSATRKMTLLK; encoded by the coding sequence ATGAAAACAAAACAAATACATTTCCTGAAAATGCTGTTTATGCTGCTTCTTTGGCAAGTTATTCCAATGTCAGCAGTACAAGCTAACCCGCCAAGCTGTTGGGGGGAGGGAAATTGTGATATGAGTAGACCTTATTTTCAACTCAATATCGATAAATCAAACTATGTTTTACCGAATGGGATGGAATATAATCAGGTACTGAATATGCAGCATTCCAATACAAAGTCACCCGATTTAACATTTCAGAGCGCCAGTACACTTGGCCTGACCGGTGCTACACAAATCGGTCAAATGGCCGTTGATGCCCAAGGCAACCGCTACGTTACCGGCGGATTCACCGGTACCATTTCGTATGATGGGGTCATAGTGGAAAGTACCGGCGGATATGATGTCTTCATCGCTAAATTCAGTCCTGAGGGCACTTTACTTTGGTATCAGTTAGCTCACGGGAGCGAGGAAGTGGAGGAGGAGTTTTCCCTCGATGGTGGGCTTACGTTAGCCGTTGATGATCATGGGAATGTTTATGTCGGTGGCGCTTTTGTGAAAGAGCTTCATTTTACAGATAACAATGGTGAAATCCTGAGCAGCTTAAGTGATGGCAGAGATGATGATTTAATCAACCTTGAATTGTTTGTCGCTAAATACGATACCAACGGAAACTTCCAGTGGGCCTTAGGGGGAGATAGTGGAAGTGAAGCTTCACCCAATAGTTTAGAATTGGGAATAAATTCTGTCAACTCTGTCATGATAGATACAGATGGTTATCCGTACGTTGCCGGTGGTTTTTCCGGGACAAACCTTTTTGGTGAAGAAGTAACGGTACAAGGCGAATCCGACTTTTTTATCGCCTCACTTGATAAAGATGGAAACTATCTGTATTGGGCAAATGTGTTCGGAACACCCGGGCGCGACCTTGCATCATCTATTTCGGTTGACGCCCTCGGCTATTTGAATATTCTGGGAATTGTTGGCGAAGGCCGGATGTATTTACCCGATTCAGATATTTATTGGGATAATGACACAGGTAATGCGGATACCTTTGTGATCAGCTACGATGTAAACGGAGAATGGTACTTTGCCAGCTTTATGGGTGCCGGAGATGATATCGTAGGAAAGAGTGTGGTATCCGCTGCGGATGGCTCCTTCTATGTAGGAGGCTTTTTTAGCGGTACTGATGCATACTTTGAAGGCTATAATAAAACCTTTGATGCTATGGGTACCGAAGACGCTTTTCTTGTAAAGTATGATATAGACGGCGACGCCATCTGGGTTCGTCAGTTTGGTTTCGACCGTGCAACTGTTGATGTTGTGACGTTGGATGAAAATGAAAATGTATTTGTATTAGGAAGGTATTCGGATTCCATTATTTTTGATATAGATTCAGATTCACCAGTAATTCTTACAACGGAATCTATTAACAATATCTATATGGCAAAATTTGATGAATCAGGTAATTTTATTTGGGCCAAAAATATTGAAGGATCCGGTGCTGAAAGTCGGGAACTGGTCTTTGATCGCGAAACGCGTCCGTTTGGAACCAACCCGCTTGATATTATCACTTCTGCCTACAATGGTGGTGAAATTATCCTCGCCGGAGACTTCGACGGAACCCTCCAACTCGACGATATCACGCTGACTTCTGATGGCACCCGGAAAATCTTTATGGCTGTCATGCCAACCGGTGGTGCTGTTTCCGTGGGTGAAGACGACCACAATATCCCAACAGGAATTCAGCTTTCACAAAACTACCCAAACCCGTTCAATCCTACTACCAATATATCGTTTAATCTTCCACAGGCTTCACAGGTATCGATTACGGTCTATACGGTAATGGGGCAAAGGGTCGGCACAATCAGCAACGATATGTTTGCTGCGGGTCAGCATACGGTAACATGGGATGCCGCAGGACTTTCTTCCGGCACCTACATGTACCGGCTAAGTGCGGACAATTTCTCTGCAACGAGAAAAATGACACTATTAAAATAG
- the lnt gene encoding apolipoprotein N-acyltransferase, producing the protein MKPTQLIHSFLPSLLSGLLLGLSVNHISGISFAFLLPVCLVGLFTALEKQTTRRSWFLHGYVFSFVSLFLALIGFIWVEPVAGCIMVILAAAVYALPFVLLRDIRRRVKTNSGWGFLALALIWPPYAWFVKELWLGFPITLYANALANYPVFIQFIDITGYTGISAWVITLNVGVFLLFKAVLQNGVSDLLHNKLSQKLLAGTLVWFALPLLYAWYAYAVLPGTFQGTASVAVIQSEYAEPNPDAEADEEVVFPILSTTLALTDSVITQHQPDLVVWPEGALPARVRSEVNSLIFITDRVLRWQTPLATGIFDTEPSPRPVPPLQRYLERDYYLYNAVAMITPQFSWKVLMEDASGNPLRLYRKVNLMPFTEYVPFSDRYPKLSQFALELGENNHFSVGESMSPQAFLTRDGRIVHTIPLICWDILFASTHKAEFLQQAQLITVHTSGRLFGDKLKTSIIGMKNYTRLRSVEARKSVAKSSTTGFSFFTNPFGEVLEIIDPFTVGYSVGTVPLRQGLSFYSMYPNGFPLFCLLALLLFTFFPNKNHETKRLIIPKKRKKYKPK; encoded by the coding sequence ATGAAACCAACCCAACTGATCCATAGCTTTTTGCCCAGTCTGCTGAGCGGCCTGCTCCTTGGGCTTTCCGTGAATCATATCTCCGGAATCTCGTTTGCGTTTTTGCTGCCGGTTTGCCTTGTAGGACTCTTTACAGCCCTCGAAAAGCAAACTACCCGGAGGAGCTGGTTTTTGCACGGGTATGTTTTTTCATTTGTATCTCTTTTCCTCGCGCTGATTGGCTTTATCTGGGTTGAGCCCGTCGCGGGATGCATCATGGTGATTCTTGCTGCTGCCGTATATGCCCTGCCTTTTGTGCTGCTTCGTGATATTCGCCGCAGGGTAAAGACAAACAGCGGATGGGGTTTTCTGGCACTGGCCCTTATCTGGCCGCCGTATGCATGGTTCGTGAAAGAGCTTTGGCTGGGCTTCCCGATTACGCTGTATGCCAATGCGCTCGCCAACTACCCGGTCTTCATTCAGTTTATTGACATCACCGGATACACCGGTATTTCGGCCTGGGTGATTACGCTGAATGTAGGTGTTTTCCTTCTATTCAAAGCTGTTTTGCAAAACGGGGTCTCAGACCTGCTTCACAACAAGCTGTCTCAAAAACTGCTGGCCGGCACCCTTGTCTGGTTCGCGCTGCCGCTGCTTTATGCCTGGTACGCCTACGCCGTGCTGCCCGGCACATTTCAGGGCACCGCAAGCGTAGCCGTCATTCAGTCGGAATATGCGGAGCCCAACCCCGACGCAGAAGCTGATGAAGAAGTCGTTTTCCCCATCCTGAGTACTACTTTGGCCTTAACAGATTCGGTCATAACTCAGCATCAGCCGGATCTTGTCGTTTGGCCGGAGGGTGCCCTTCCGGCAAGGGTTAGGTCGGAAGTCAACAGTCTGATTTTTATCACCGATCGTGTGTTACGATGGCAAACGCCCCTGGCAACGGGCATCTTCGATACAGAACCAAGCCCGCGCCCGGTACCGCCGCTTCAGCGTTATTTAGAAAGAGACTACTACCTGTACAATGCAGTGGCCATGATCACGCCCCAATTCTCCTGGAAAGTACTGATGGAGGATGCAAGCGGCAACCCGCTCCGGTTGTACCGCAAAGTAAATTTAATGCCCTTTACCGAGTATGTGCCCTTTAGTGACCGTTATCCAAAGCTGTCACAATTCGCTTTGGAGCTTGGTGAAAACAATCATTTTAGTGTGGGAGAATCTATGTCTCCGCAAGCTTTCCTGACCCGGGATGGCAGAATAGTACACACGATCCCCCTGATTTGCTGGGACATCCTCTTTGCTTCTACGCATAAAGCTGAGTTTCTGCAACAGGCTCAACTCATAACGGTGCATACAAGCGGCAGGCTCTTTGGTGACAAGCTCAAAACCTCCATCATCGGCATGAAAAACTACACCCGCCTGCGCAGCGTGGAAGCGCGGAAATCGGTTGCCAAAAGTTCCACAACCGGCTTCAGCTTTTTCACCAATCCTTTTGGGGAGGTTTTGGAAATCATAGATCCCTTTACCGTCGGCTATTCAGTAGGAACCGTTCCGCTTCGGCAGGGGCTCAGTTTTTATAGCATGTATCCAAACGGGTTTCCATTATTCTGCTTACTCGCACTGCTTTTGTTTACGTTTTTCCCCAATAAAAACCATGAAACCAAAAGGCTGATCATCCCTAAAAAACGAAAAAAATATAAACCAAAATGA
- a CDS encoding IS5 family transposase: MNTNNQLGFSDELLARRRKSSQMAAKLTKIDKLIDWQPIYQKLSVIDQTSKIKGGRPRKPISWMVKAVFLQSLFNLSNPQLEDQLIDRLSFQRFVGINLDHDIPDFTTFWRFKEAIIQHELGDIIFDQITAQLEQRGMMLKRGTVVDATIINSVNRPLKKERRQELSEQPSSQIDTDAHSTKKGNRYYFGYKGHIGVDVATKLIRKQRFTPANRNDQIPLDELISYDEMSLWGDKAYYLESYKEASRKDGWFYGVLNKPQKGQKLSKKQKRKNKQYSSVRAQVEHPFAWMKTKAGLVAMQAKNIARNAFTFANNCACWNVIRALWILSKPKPFGGLVCR, from the coding sequence ATGAACACAAATAATCAACTCGGATTTTCAGATGAGCTGCTTGCCCGCAGGCGTAAATCATCTCAAATGGCTGCTAAGCTAACTAAAATTGATAAACTCATCGACTGGCAACCTATTTACCAAAAACTCTCGGTTATTGATCAAACCAGCAAAATCAAAGGCGGGCGTCCCCGAAAACCAATCAGTTGGATGGTTAAGGCGGTCTTTCTGCAATCATTATTCAACCTTAGCAATCCCCAGTTGGAAGATCAGCTCATCGACCGCTTAAGCTTCCAACGGTTTGTAGGAATCAATCTCGACCATGATATTCCGGATTTTACTACCTTCTGGAGGTTTAAAGAAGCCATCATACAGCATGAACTGGGAGATATTATTTTTGATCAGATTACGGCTCAGCTTGAGCAAAGAGGCATGATGTTAAAACGAGGTACGGTTGTTGATGCAACCATCATCAACTCCGTGAACCGGCCTCTTAAAAAAGAGCGGCGCCAGGAGCTATCCGAACAACCCTCTTCACAAATTGACACTGACGCACATTCCACCAAAAAGGGAAACCGCTATTATTTTGGGTATAAAGGGCATATTGGCGTTGATGTAGCTACTAAACTCATCAGAAAACAGCGATTCACGCCAGCAAACAGGAATGATCAGATTCCCCTTGACGAACTCATCAGTTATGACGAAATGAGTTTATGGGGCGATAAAGCCTACTATCTGGAGTCCTACAAAGAGGCGTCCCGCAAAGATGGATGGTTTTACGGCGTACTGAATAAACCGCAGAAAGGTCAAAAACTATCTAAAAAACAAAAAAGGAAGAATAAGCAGTACAGCAGCGTACGGGCTCAGGTGGAGCATCCGTTTGCATGGATGAAAACCAAAGCAGGATTAGTAGCCATGCAAGCCAAAAACATTGCCAGGAATGCTTTCACCTTTGCCAATAATTGTGCCTGCTGGAATGTAATCAGGGCCTTATGGATATTGAGCAAACCCAAACCTTTCGGGGGATTGGTATGTCGATGA
- a CDS encoding response regulator, whose translation MINTVGTIRFFLAEEWQVSAHAPEQIADGINLKDGIAVPSLHLDSLRTITGDKKYGWAELSFIADSTLSDKAWFVRNFGYAAVRVWINGKFVFQDGTPSPIRSGEVASRVSPTAYAPANIREGVNYILVEFSWNTAPQWLYSVRTSPEAFVRPIFSEPQHFVAYQRLQANRSFMLGAVIFVLLLLSVAHIYLSTKSVDRYHYYAFWVNISLMLHACTQMGDAAFYWSVTMIPAQQIGHVVLFLFVFYNIIFTIGTYYRLSLPQKSLRIFFGVYLLLSMYAVLFQYELIYILHPILAILNLAFAVYLLQQTLKKHAGIRASIMFVGFFIMLLGAFAYAVLYQIYFPTNTLLYYLTVIMVYMVVPVSFTITITLDFVEVFEQTEQKVIERTKELREKDEFKSRFFLNVSHELRTPTTILEGLLQKAAEQSGPNSEIRIPKEDSSLVMRNAKRLVVLVNQILDLSKSDKGKLSLQKKHYRLDDLIQNVIDLNTSFIALRFQKVEFNSNTSYTIVNADGEKVSTILSNVLINASKYGPEHSLIRIETRVNNESGEVEIDIKDEGEGVGLNDREIIFERFHRLKTPDKPYVEGLGIGLDLGRSLARLHDGNLVVVEDEDKGARFRLTLPFDYRLALNPVNGWEKPQENGTQTSAPEPAGISESGKVRLLLVEDNPDMNAYVKGLLHALGSVHSCKNGAEALAWLQKNETDIVVTDLMMPVMTGEELIRHMASDPKLQTIPIVVLSAKDNAGDRLHLLRVGIIDYITKPFNASELRLKIENLMRFYQRRKAFMLEVSEDDIPGEISLPEKVKNYVLDHIDDSRLSASALADAFSMSERSFYRKIEKESGMTPAAFIREVRLQYAARIVENSTDIRLNELAGKIGYKSADTFKRNYVERFGVSPNEIS comes from the coding sequence TTGATTAACACGGTTGGGACTATTCGTTTCTTTTTGGCAGAAGAGTGGCAGGTTTCAGCCCATGCACCTGAGCAAATAGCCGACGGTATTAACCTTAAAGATGGTATTGCGGTACCGTCTCTGCACCTCGATTCACTCAGAACAATTACCGGGGATAAAAAGTATGGCTGGGCAGAGCTGTCGTTTATTGCAGACAGCACGCTTAGCGACAAGGCATGGTTTGTACGAAATTTTGGGTATGCGGCAGTACGGGTGTGGATAAACGGAAAGTTTGTCTTTCAGGACGGAACACCCTCACCAATAAGATCCGGGGAAGTGGCAAGTCGTGTAAGCCCGACTGCCTATGCACCCGCAAACATTCGGGAAGGCGTAAATTACATCTTGGTCGAATTCTCGTGGAACACGGCCCCGCAATGGCTGTACTCGGTGAGAACGTCACCCGAAGCATTTGTAAGGCCCATTTTCTCGGAACCTCAGCACTTTGTTGCTTATCAGCGGTTACAAGCGAACCGTTCGTTTATGCTGGGTGCGGTTATTTTTGTACTGCTCCTTTTATCTGTAGCTCATATTTACCTGTCAACGAAATCGGTTGATCGGTATCATTACTATGCATTTTGGGTCAATATAAGCCTAATGCTGCATGCTTGTACTCAAATGGGAGACGCTGCTTTTTATTGGTCGGTAACCATGATTCCCGCACAGCAAATCGGGCATGTGGTTCTTTTCTTGTTTGTATTTTATAATATTATTTTTACGATCGGAACCTATTACAGGCTTTCCCTGCCGCAGAAAAGTTTACGCATATTTTTTGGGGTTTATTTGCTGCTATCCATGTATGCCGTTCTGTTTCAGTATGAACTTATCTATATTCTGCACCCAATTTTGGCCATTTTAAATCTGGCTTTTGCAGTATATTTGCTTCAGCAAACACTAAAGAAACATGCTGGTATTCGAGCAAGCATCATGTTTGTAGGTTTTTTTATAATGCTGTTGGGTGCGTTTGCGTACGCTGTGCTGTATCAGATTTACTTTCCGACAAATACACTTTTGTATTATTTGACAGTCATTATGGTTTACATGGTTGTTCCTGTCTCGTTTACGATCACGATTACCCTTGATTTTGTAGAAGTGTTTGAACAAACGGAGCAGAAAGTAATAGAGCGCACCAAAGAACTCAGAGAAAAAGACGAATTCAAATCACGCTTTTTCCTGAACGTATCACACGAGCTCAGAACGCCCACTACCATTTTGGAAGGCTTGCTTCAAAAAGCAGCTGAGCAAAGTGGCCCAAACTCCGAAATCAGAATCCCGAAAGAAGATTCATCACTCGTTATGCGAAATGCCAAACGGCTTGTCGTGCTGGTGAATCAGATTCTGGACCTATCGAAATCAGATAAAGGAAAATTATCCCTTCAAAAAAAACACTATCGGTTAGATGACCTGATTCAGAACGTTATCGATCTCAACACCTCATTCATAGCTTTACGGTTTCAAAAGGTTGAGTTTAACAGCAATACTTCATACACGATAGTAAATGCAGACGGGGAGAAGGTCAGCACAATCCTTTCAAATGTACTTATTAATGCGTCCAAATACGGACCCGAACACAGCCTGATACGCATTGAAACAAGGGTAAACAATGAATCGGGAGAAGTTGAGATTGATATAAAAGATGAAGGGGAAGGGGTTGGCTTAAACGATCGTGAAATTATTTTTGAACGCTTTCATCGTCTTAAAACGCCGGACAAACCCTACGTTGAGGGCCTTGGTATCGGCCTCGATTTAGGCCGGTCTCTGGCTCGTTTGCACGACGGGAATCTTGTGGTTGTGGAGGATGAAGATAAAGGCGCCCGGTTCAGGCTTACCCTGCCTTTTGACTACAGGCTTGCTTTGAATCCGGTAAACGGTTGGGAAAAACCTCAGGAAAACGGTACGCAAACCTCCGCTCCTGAGCCCGCCGGTATATCAGAAAGCGGGAAGGTGCGGCTGCTGCTTGTTGAGGATAATCCGGATATGAATGCCTATGTGAAAGGCCTGCTGCATGCTTTGGGATCTGTGCATTCCTGTAAAAACGGAGCCGAAGCCCTCGCATGGCTTCAGAAAAATGAGACCGACATTGTAGTTACGGATCTCATGATGCCGGTTATGACGGGTGAAGAGCTCATCCGGCACATGGCGTCAGATCCCAAACTGCAAACGATTCCTATTGTGGTTTTATCTGCAAAAGACAATGCCGGCGACCGCCTGCACCTGCTCAGGGTCGGTATTATCGACTACATCACCAAACCGTTTAACGCCTCCGAGCTAAGGCTCAAAATCGAAAACCTGATGCGCTTTTATCAGCGCAGAAAAGCGTTCATGCTTGAAGTTTCGGAGGATGACATTCCGGGCGAGATCAGTTTACCGGAGAAGGTCAAAAATTATGTCCTTGACCATATAGATGATTCCCGGCTCTCCGCATCGGCCCTTGCGGATGCTTTTAGCATGAGCGAACGCAGCTTCTATCGGAAAATAGAAAAAGAGTCGGGCATGACCCCCGCCGCTTTTATCCGGGAAGTCCGCCTGCAGTATGCGGCCCGGATTGTGGAAAACAGCACCGACATCCGCCTCAATGAACTCGCCGGGAAAATCGGCTACAAATCAGCAGATACATTCAAGCGTAACTATGTGGAACGGTTCGGGGTTTCGCCGAACGAAATTTCATGA
- a CDS encoding T9SS type A sorting domain-containing protein, with the protein MTFQSAYTIGGTGTTQVAKVVVDNAGNIYVTGGFTGTIQYGAVTVESTGGYDFFVAKLDPSGNVLWFRVANGSSDVLDELSLDGGLALAVDNDGNVYAGGSFVKELTFVDEFGNEVGYLHDGRDEFNNEINLELFVVKYDDSGNFLWAAGGESGSPGLVNSLAVGVNSVNDIVIDDFGDPNVVGSFSGTNLFDETGIVVQGESDFFVASLFDDGEGTYWMQVFGTPNRDYAKAITIDANGYLNVLGVVGEGRMYLPGGDVFWDNDTGNPDTFFMDFDVEDGDWTFAYFMGAGDEIIGSSIATSSDGNIFVAGFFEGEVLFESEVGDDIIVTSAGDTDGFLAKYDDAGDVLWVQQFGAAGTVAGVNAIILDDNEDIIVLGRYWEYVVFDAESDTPVILTTDSELNMFMAKYDKEGNFLWAKNVEGSGAESTDLINDLDNPDPTRPFGTCPLFIAYTSQNGGGVVMVGDFDGTLTLDGITLEANPGKSDGNRLVFIGVMGSGDGATTYYYSGTGNLTNTANWGVNTDGSGDNPANFTSDNQVFVVDNTASATLSAAWEVSGVDSKVVVSDGTSLILQAALTASVDVASGGSLTLAHETLPTLDEIDDNSTVTFTGAANEIPNWVYGNLIFEDINPVLSSIGFMTIRGDLTLSGSVNMPVARNNVQYTFVFAGEAVQTLTGNGNVMRSFGMEVDKAAGSVEITDGTVFIVEDELILRSGELINNGSLVLASTAFDETARVSGIGTGTITGNITLERWLDSNAVPGSGAFFGLGSPVQTSFTGGTDAGLLSNIWTQGGTGANAENADPNVWFFNETYPRNSELDPGGWTPVDNFNSSMLEATGYLTYIFTNDVLNQAGSWPKVLSATGAFSEKENDESTVSFPVTFTDNSVGDSQLGGFNLVSNPYLSALDWNHAAWNRTHLEGTFWVLEQNGTFSAYTIGSGGTGIANDGIIASNQAFFVQANGETPVLSVTSEAKVAGTSFMGETEQYLIRVKLTGAEHSGETLIAFHEGVEARGAVLLPPFSTSYSLLYSTFENNRMIVNGIGLSSLQQAYQHTVPLYTAATSGGLHRLIISEIHLPEGVEATLFETQTGTIREIGEETEVTFYASPTTVQDAENRFNIILTYDEPTAVPPAETPSALTLRQNYPNPFNPTTVIRFELPATEEVRLEVFNVQGQRVATLKSGSVQAGVHTVSFDASALSSGVYLYRLQAGNQVITRKMTLLK; encoded by the coding sequence TTGACTTTTCAAAGTGCCTATACCATAGGAGGAACCGGAACAACTCAGGTTGCCAAAGTGGTAGTTGATAATGCCGGAAATATCTACGTGACCGGTGGATTCACAGGTACCATTCAGTATGGTGCAGTTACGGTGGAAAGTACCGGTGGTTATGATTTCTTTGTTGCAAAACTCGATCCTTCGGGGAATGTTCTATGGTTTCGTGTTGCAAACGGAAGCTCTGACGTGCTTGATGAGCTTTCACTTGATGGCGGTCTTGCTTTAGCTGTTGATAATGATGGGAATGTTTATGCCGGCGGCTCATTCGTAAAAGAGCTTACTTTTGTGGATGAATTCGGTAATGAGGTCGGTTACCTCCACGACGGCAGAGATGAATTTAACAATGAGATTAATTTGGAATTGTTCGTTGTGAAATACGATGACAGCGGCAATTTCTTATGGGCGGCAGGCGGAGAAAGCGGAAGTCCAGGTCTTGTAAACAGTTTGGCCGTCGGGGTAAATTCCGTTAATGATATTGTTATTGATGATTTCGGAGACCCCAACGTTGTCGGTAGTTTTTCAGGAACAAATCTTTTTGATGAAACTGGAATAGTCGTTCAGGGAGAGTCCGACTTTTTTGTTGCCTCTCTTTTTGATGATGGTGAAGGAACCTATTGGATGCAAGTGTTTGGTACGCCAAACAGAGATTATGCCAAGGCAATCACCATAGATGCCAATGGCTATTTAAACGTACTCGGTGTGGTAGGGGAAGGTCGCATGTATTTGCCTGGTGGTGATGTCTTTTGGGATAATGACACAGGCAATCCAGACACTTTTTTTATGGATTTCGATGTTGAAGATGGAGACTGGACCTTTGCTTACTTTATGGGTGCCGGTGATGAAATTATCGGTTCTTCGATTGCAACTTCATCTGATGGTAATATTTTTGTGGCAGGCTTTTTTGAAGGAGAAGTCTTATTTGAATCGGAAGTTGGTGACGATATTATCGTAACTTCTGCCGGCGATACAGATGGATTTTTAGCGAAATATGATGATGCCGGAGATGTGCTTTGGGTACAACAATTCGGAGCTGCTGGCACTGTTGCCGGTGTAAATGCCATCATACTTGATGATAATGAAGATATCATTGTCCTCGGAAGGTACTGGGAATATGTCGTTTTTGATGCAGAATCTGATACTCCCGTAATCCTGACAACTGACTCTGAACTAAATATGTTCATGGCTAAATACGATAAGGAGGGCAATTTTCTGTGGGCAAAAAATGTAGAGGGTTCCGGCGCTGAGAGTACTGATTTGATTAATGATTTGGATAATCCTGATCCAACCCGTCCTTTTGGAACATGCCCGCTCTTTATCGCTTACACCAGTCAAAATGGAGGAGGTGTAGTTATGGTCGGTGACTTTGACGGCACACTAACACTCGATGGTATTACATTAGAAGCAAATCCCGGCAAGTCAGATGGTAACCGCCTGGTCTTCATTGGTGTAATGGGTTCAGGAGATGGTGCTACTACCTATTACTATAGTGGTACCGGCAACCTGACTAACACAGCCAACTGGGGCGTCAATACGGATGGTAGTGGAGATAATCCCGCCAATTTCACAAGCGATAATCAGGTTTTTGTAGTTGATAACACCGCATCCGCTACACTTTCTGCAGCCTGGGAGGTTTCCGGAGTCGATTCGAAAGTAGTAGTCAGTGATGGCACATCCCTGATCCTGCAGGCAGCTCTTACAGCTTCGGTAGATGTAGCATCAGGCGGATCACTTACGCTTGCGCACGAAACGCTGCCTACGCTCGATGAAATTGATGATAATTCAACCGTAACCTTTACGGGAGCTGCCAACGAAATTCCAAATTGGGTGTATGGGAATTTAATTTTTGAAGACATCAATCCTGTTTTGAGTTCGATTGGATTTATGACAATCAGAGGTGATTTAACCCTTAGTGGCTCGGTAAATATGCCGGTTGCCCGCAATAACGTCCAGTATACATTTGTATTTGCCGGTGAAGCTGTTCAAACACTAACCGGTAATGGCAATGTGATGAGAAGCTTTGGGATGGAAGTCGATAAAGCTGCCGGCTCTGTAGAAATTACGGATGGCACTGTTTTTATTGTTGAAGATGAATTAATTCTAAGAAGCGGAGAGCTCATAAACAATGGCAGCCTTGTTCTGGCTTCAACTGCCTTTGATGAAACGGCCCGCGTTTCCGGTATCGGAACAGGTACAATAACCGGCAACATTACCCTGGAGCGCTGGCTTGATTCCAATGCTGTTCCCGGATCTGGCGCTTTCTTTGGTCTGGGGTCGCCTGTACAAACATCCTTTACAGGCGGAACTGATGCGGGCCTCCTCAGCAATATATGGACACAGGGCGGCACCGGAGCAAATGCGGAAAACGCAGATCCCAATGTGTGGTTCTTTAACGAAACCTATCCGCGCAACAGTGAACTTGATCCGGGAGGATGGACTCCCGTTGATAATTTTAACAGCAGCATGCTGGAAGCAACCGGTTATCTGACCTACATTTTTACCAATGATGTGTTAAATCAGGCGGGTAGCTGGCCAAAAGTGCTGAGCGCTACCGGAGCTTTCAGCGAAAAAGAAAATGATGAATCAACGGTCTCATTCCCGGTTACTTTTACTGATAATAGTGTAGGGGATAGTCAGCTTGGCGGTTTTAACCTTGTGTCTAACCCCTACCTGTCGGCTTTGGATTGGAATCACGCAGCATGGAACCGCACCCATTTGGAGGGCACTTTTTGGGTTCTTGAGCAGAATGGTACGTTTTCAGCTTATACCATTGGCTCCGGCGGAACGGGTATTGCAAATGATGGCATAATTGCCAGTAATCAGGCTTTTTTTGTTCAGGCAAACGGGGAAACGCCTGTGTTGAGTGTTACCTCCGAGGCCAAAGTTGCTGGTACATCCTTCATGGGTGAAACCGAACAATACCTGATTCGGGTGAAACTGACAGGCGCTGAACACAGCGGTGAAACCCTCATCGCATTTCATGAAGGGGTGGAAGCCCGTGGTGCAGTACTGCTCCCGCCCTTTAGTACTTCATACAGCCTGCTTTACTCAACTTTTGAAAACAACCGAATGATCGTAAATGGTATCGGTCTCAGCAGCCTGCAGCAAGCGTATCAACATACGGTTCCGCTCTATACGGCTGCAACTTCAGGTGGCCTTCACAGACTGATCATTTCTGAAATTCATCTCCCCGAGGGTGTTGAGGCAACCCTCTTTGAAACACAAACCGGGACAATCCGGGAAATTGGCGAGGAAACGGAAGTGACATTTTATGCTTCCCCAACTACTGTTCAGGATGCTGAAAACCGTTTTAATATCATCCTGACATACGATGAGCCCACAGCGGTGCCGCCGGCAGAAACACCCTCCGCGCTTACACTGCGTCAAAACTACCCGAATCCCTTCAACCCCACAACGGTGATTCGGTTCGAACTGCCCGCTACTGAAGAAGTACGCCTCGAAGTATTCAACGTGCAGGGGCAGCGGGTAGCTACGCTGAAGAGCGGAAGCGTACAGGCGGGCGTGCACACGGTCAGCTTCGACGCCTCCGCGCTGTCAAGCGGGGTTTACCTGTACAGGCTGCAGGCCGGAAATCAGGTCATTACCCGCAAAATGACCCTTTTAAAATAG